One window of Equus caballus isolate H_3958 breed thoroughbred chromosome 3, TB-T2T, whole genome shotgun sequence genomic DNA carries:
- the LAP3 gene encoding cytosol aminopeptidase: protein MFLLPLPAAGRVAVRRLGVKRFWGRGLATADMTKGLVLGVYAKEKEDVVPQFTSAGENFDKLVCGKLREMLNISGPPLKAGKTRTFYGLHEDFPSVVLVGLGKKAAGVDDLENWHEGKENIRAAVAAGCRQVQDLELCSVEVDPCGDAQAAAEGAVLGLYEYDDLKQKKKVVVSAKLHGSGDQEAWQKGFLFASGQNLARHLMEAPANEMTPTKFAKIIEKNLTSASSKTEVHIRPKSWIEEQEMGSFLSVAKGSDEPPVFLEIHYRGSPDASEPPLVFVGKGITFDSGGISIKPSANMDLMRADMGGAATICSAIVSAAKLGLPINIVGLAPLCENMPSGKASKPGDVVRARNGKTIQVDNTDAEGRLILADALCYAHTFNPQVIINAATLTGAMDIALGSGAAGVFTNSSWLWNKLFEASIETGDRVWRMPLFDHYTRQVVDCQLADVNNIGKYRSAGACTAAAFLKEFVTHPKWAHLDIAGVMTNKDEIPYLRKGMTGRPTRTLIEFLLRFSQDKA, encoded by the exons ATGTTCTTGCTGCCTCTTCCGGCTGCCGGGCGAGTCGCCGTCCGACGTCTCGGGGTGAAGCGTTTCTGGGGACGGGGTCTCGCCACCGCAGACATGACGAAG GGCCTTGTTTTGGGAGTCTAtgccaaagaaaaagaagatgttgTGCCACAGTTTACAAGTGCAGGAGAGAATTTTGATAAATTGGTGTGTGGAAAGCTGAGAGAAATGTTGAACAT ATCTGGACCACCTCTAAAGGCAGGCAAAACCCGAACCTTTTATGGTCTGCATGAG GACTTCCCCAGCGTGGTGCTGGTTGGCCTTGGCAAAAAAGCAGCCGGAGTTGATGACCTGGAAAACTGGCATGAAGGCAAAGAAAACATCAGAGCTGCTGTTGCAG CGGGATGCAGGCAGGTTCAGGACCTGGAGCTCTGTTCTGTGGAGGTGGATCCCTGTGGAGATGCCCAGGCAGCTGCGGaaggagcagtgctgggtctCTATGAGTATGACgacctcaagcagaaaaagaaggtGGTCGTATCGGCGAAGCTCCATGGAAG CGGGGATCAGGAGGCCTGGCAGAAAGGATTCCTCTTTGCTTCCGGGCAGAACTTGGCACGCCACTTGATGGAGGCTCCAGCCAACGAGATGACGCCAACCAAATTTGCCAAAATTATTGAGAAGAATCTTACAAGTGCTAGTAGTAAAACAGAGGTCCACATCAG ACCCAAGTCTTGGATCGAGGAACAGGAAATGGGATCCTTCCTTAGTGTGGCCAAAGGATCGGATGAACCTCCAGTCTTCTTGGAAATTCACTACAGAGGCAGCCCTGATGCAAGTGAACCACCCCTGGTGTTTGTTGGGAAGGGAATTACCTTTGACAG TGGTGGCATCTCCATCAAGCCTTCTGCAAATATGGACCTCATGAGGGCCGACATGGGAGGAGCTGCCACTATATGTTCAGCCATCGTGTCTGCTGCCAAACTCGGTCTGCCCATCAACATCGTAG GTTTGGCCCCTCTTTGTGAAAATATGCCCAGCGGTAAGGCCAGCAAGCCTGGGGATGTCGTTAGAGCCAGGAACGGGAAGACGATACAG GTTGATAACACCGATGCCGAGGGGAGGCTCATACTGGCCGACGCACTCTGTTACGCGCACACCTTTAACCCACAGGTCATCATCAATGCCGCCACCCTAACAG GTGCCATGGACATAGCGTTGGGGTCCGGGGCCGCTGGGGTCTTCACCAATTCATCCTGGCTATGGAACAAACTATTTGAG GCCAGCATTGAAACAGGGGACCGCGTCTGGAGGATGCCTCTCTTTGACCATTATACTAGACAGGTTGTCGATTGCCAACTTGCTGATGTTAATAACATTGGAAAGTATAG aTCTGCAGGAGCATGTACAGCTGCAGCATTCCTGAAGGAATTTGTGACTCATCCTAAGTGGGCGCATTTAGACATAGCAGGAGTGATGACTAACAAAGATGAGATTCCGTATCTGCGTAAAGGCATGACCGGGAGGCCCACGAGGACCCTGATAGAGTTCTTGCTTCGGTTCAGTCAAGACAAAGCTTAG